The following are encoded in a window of Actinomyces oris genomic DNA:
- a CDS encoding ribonuclease H family protein — MTLTAAADGSSLGNPGPAGWAWYVDDDCWAAGGWESSTNNRGELTAVLELLRATEAAGLAGEELLIQCDSQYVINSLTKWRHGWKKRGWRKADGKPVLNADLVKDLDAALAGRTVRFEWVRGHVGHPMNEAADSRARGAATAFQQGRPVPAGPGWTRGGRAPGNREAQPAPGATSSSAPAAPQADALF, encoded by the coding sequence ATGACGCTGACTGCTGCTGCCGACGGCTCCTCCCTGGGCAACCCGGGACCGGCCGGCTGGGCCTGGTACGTGGACGATGACTGCTGGGCCGCTGGAGGCTGGGAGAGCTCGACCAACAACCGCGGCGAGCTCACCGCCGTCCTGGAGCTCCTGCGGGCCACCGAGGCCGCCGGGCTCGCCGGCGAGGAGCTCCTCATCCAGTGCGACTCCCAGTACGTCATCAACTCCCTGACCAAGTGGCGCCACGGCTGGAAGAAGCGCGGCTGGCGCAAGGCCGACGGCAAGCCCGTCCTCAACGCCGACCTCGTCAAGGACCTCGACGCCGCGCTCGCGGGCCGCACCGTGCGCTTCGAGTGGGTGCGCGGGCACGTCGGCCACCCCATGAACGAGGCCGCCGACTCCCGGGCCCGCGGCGCTGCCACCGCCTTCCAGCAGGGCCGCCCGGTGCCCGCGGGGCCGGGCTGGACCCGGGGCGGTCGGGCACCGGGGAATCGGGAGGCGCAGCCGGCGCCTGGTGCGACGTCGTCGAGCGCCCCCGCCGCGCCGCAGGCCGACGCCCTGTTCTGA
- a CDS encoding ABC transporter permease codes for MSTPVSTAGPAATMAAQPTPPTQHLTQPPTRPAAPRALPLSPLSRAWTTLALELGKLRRKRYWLIAASADAVCLVWSGMLITHRASGPVGARHATLALDEFIQIIAFLMPLITAILASRIVTVDTEERMGQLMTALGQSPLTRYRGKLVVVILTVLCIEMTLFTLVTVLAGPIGLTVTGSYWSTLPPALAVAACSTLAISAVQLTLSTCFDKQGVSLGAAAIGGLIAESLPYAYLGKFSWLLPWGIVPAATPIDTVASRTSMRESGDMTLVSHPWTLAALAALVAVGWTVAAHLVIVHQENHR; via the coding sequence ATGAGCACCCCAGTGAGTACAGCGGGCCCGGCAGCCACCATGGCCGCGCAGCCAACACCACCGACACAGCACCTGACACAGCCCCCGACGCGACCGGCGGCGCCGCGCGCACTCCCCCTCTCCCCGCTGAGCCGGGCGTGGACCACCCTGGCCCTCGAGCTGGGCAAGCTGCGCCGCAAGCGCTACTGGCTCATTGCCGCCAGCGCCGACGCCGTGTGCCTGGTATGGAGCGGCATGCTCATCACCCATCGGGCGAGCGGCCCGGTTGGCGCACGCCACGCCACGCTTGCCCTGGACGAGTTCATCCAGATCATCGCCTTCCTCATGCCCCTCATCACCGCGATCCTGGCCTCGCGCATCGTCACCGTGGACACCGAGGAGCGCATGGGCCAGCTGATGACGGCGCTGGGGCAGAGCCCCCTGACCCGCTACCGAGGCAAGCTGGTGGTCGTGATCCTCACGGTCCTGTGCATAGAGATGACCCTCTTCACACTTGTCACCGTGCTGGCCGGCCCGATCGGACTGACCGTCACCGGCTCCTACTGGAGCACACTGCCTCCCGCCCTCGCGGTGGCGGCGTGCTCAACGCTGGCCATCTCCGCGGTCCAGCTGACGCTGTCCACCTGCTTCGACAAGCAGGGCGTCAGCCTGGGTGCGGCGGCCATCGGCGGTCTCATCGCCGAGAGCCTGCCCTACGCCTACCTCGGGAAGTTCTCATGGCTGCTGCCCTGGGGCATCGTTCCCGCAGCCACCCCCATTGACACGGTCGCCTCCCGCACGTCCATGCGGGAAAGCGGCGACATGACGCTCGTGTCCCACCCGTGGACCCTGGCGGCCCTCGCCGCACTGGTCGCGGTCGGGTGGACCGTCGCCGCCCACCTCGTTATCGTCCACCAGGAGAATCACCGATGA
- a CDS encoding acetate/propionate family kinase, with product MTQRTVLVINSGSSSIKYQLVDPDSGASLASGLVERIGEETGAITHKHGEERTEITEPVPDHGFGLSEVLRLFEEQGPSLADAHIVAVGHRVVQGGRYFSGPALIDDDVVARIEQLVPLGPLHNPAHLKGIEVGRRLLSDVPHVAVFDTAFFQDLPEEAARYALDREVADTYSIRRYGAHGTSHQFVSGAVSEFLGRDDLKQVVLHLGNGASASAVVAGHAVDTSMGLTPLEGLVMGGRTGDIDPAAVFHLARVAGMSIDEIDHLFNRGSGMKGLAGDNDMREVWKRIGAGEQEAREAMDIYLHRLVKYVGAYTAVMGGLDALTFTAGIGENDANLRRELGERLGFMGVKINQGVNETRSDEPRVISTPDSKVTVLVVPTNEELAIARQALTLI from the coding sequence GTGACTCAGCGCACCGTCCTCGTTATCAACTCCGGCTCCTCCTCCATCAAGTACCAGCTGGTCGACCCCGACTCGGGCGCCTCGCTCGCCTCGGGCCTGGTGGAGCGCATCGGTGAGGAGACCGGCGCCATCACCCACAAGCACGGCGAGGAGCGCACCGAGATCACCGAGCCGGTCCCCGACCACGGCTTCGGCCTGTCCGAGGTGCTGCGCCTGTTCGAGGAGCAGGGCCCCTCGCTGGCCGACGCCCACATCGTGGCCGTGGGCCACCGGGTCGTCCAGGGCGGGCGCTACTTCTCCGGCCCGGCCCTCATCGACGACGACGTCGTGGCCCGGATCGAGCAGCTCGTGCCGCTGGGCCCGCTGCACAACCCCGCCCACCTCAAGGGCATCGAGGTGGGGCGCCGCCTCCTGTCCGACGTGCCGCACGTGGCCGTCTTCGACACCGCCTTCTTCCAGGACCTGCCCGAGGAGGCCGCCCGCTACGCCCTGGACCGCGAGGTCGCCGACACCTACTCCATCCGCCGCTACGGGGCTCACGGCACCAGCCACCAGTTCGTCTCCGGGGCGGTCTCCGAGTTCCTGGGGCGCGACGACCTCAAGCAGGTCGTCCTGCACCTGGGCAACGGGGCCTCGGCCTCGGCGGTCGTGGCCGGGCACGCCGTGGACACCTCCATGGGTCTGACCCCGCTGGAGGGCCTGGTCATGGGCGGGCGCACCGGCGACATCGACCCGGCCGCCGTCTTCCACCTGGCACGCGTGGCCGGCATGTCCATCGACGAGATCGACCACCTGTTCAACCGCGGCTCGGGCATGAAGGGCCTGGCCGGGGACAACGACATGCGCGAGGTGTGGAAGCGCATCGGCGCCGGTGAGCAGGAGGCCCGCGAGGCCATGGACATCTACCTGCACCGGCTCGTGAAGTACGTGGGCGCCTACACCGCCGTCATGGGTGGTCTGGACGCCCTGACCTTCACCGCCGGTATCGGCGAGAACGACGCGAACCTGCGTCGCGAGCTCGGCGAGCGCCTGGGCTTCATGGGCGTGAAGATCAACCAGGGGGTCAACGAGACCCGCTCCGACGAGCCGCGCGTCATCTCCACCCCGGACTCGAAGGTCACCGTGCTCGTGGTGCCCACCAACGAGGAGCTCGCCATCGCCCGCCAGGCGCTCACCCTCATCTGA
- a CDS encoding GtrA family protein encodes MTTTSPALPASRPTILNRMAGLRRRIPTVVLFAAVSFTGWSVDYALVLILNSLTDSVLYAVVGARIVSCTLGFLLNRRLFGAGPETFWRSAGGYTAVQGGVTVTSYTGIAVLTGAGAPLWLAKVLVDSTLFIVNYLAQSRLVYRVPAQQPVPAPALATAA; translated from the coding sequence ATGACGACGACGAGCCCCGCCCTCCCCGCTTCCCGCCCGACGATCCTGAACCGCATGGCCGGGCTGCGCCGCCGCATCCCCACGGTCGTTCTCTTCGCTGCCGTGTCCTTCACCGGCTGGAGCGTCGACTACGCGCTGGTCCTCATCCTCAACTCGCTGACCGACTCGGTCCTCTACGCCGTCGTCGGAGCGCGGATCGTCTCCTGCACCCTGGGCTTCCTGCTCAACCGGCGCCTGTTCGGGGCGGGCCCGGAGACCTTCTGGCGCTCGGCCGGCGGCTACACGGCGGTCCAGGGCGGGGTCACGGTGACGTCCTACACCGGCATCGCGGTCCTCACCGGCGCCGGCGCGCCCCTGTGGCTGGCCAAGGTGCTGGTGGACTCCACGCTCTTCATCGTCAATTACCTGGCCCAGTCCCGCCTCGTCTATCGCGTCCCGGCGCAGCAGCCGGTCCCGGCCCCGGCCCTGGCCACCGCGGCCTGA
- the pta gene encoding phosphate acetyltransferase, translating into MARSIYIASPNAGTGKSTVALGLVSCLTKVVAKVGVFRPFVESREGDAFLSLLLNRAGSTTPPEQCVGATWDEFHADPEEALARIVDAYRAMAREHDVVIIDGSDFTDVAGNPELALNARVAANIGVPVLLVVSGQNDVEDVVASVEVSMAEIADNHARTVAVVANKCLPETRQAIGEALTAIEGITSTTLPEVPLLAAPVVREVLDAVEGTLIAGDETLLDREAESVLVCAMDVSHVLERLTAGQLAIVPADRSAMLISLMAAQASSSFPILSGLVLNGGFEVAPHALRLLEGLDVNIPVITSPLDTFAAASAAGSLQGLLAHGSERKIDVAVTTFEQEADVEALLSALEVEPSEVVTPIMFQAELVERSRTNRKTIVLPEPDDDRVLRAADAILRRGIADLVLLGDETTVRARATELGLDIAAARVVATNDPELLEKYAEEFARLRAKKGVTLEQAREKVQDVSYFGTMMVHMGDADGMVSGAAHTTAHTIVPSFQIIKTKPGTSIVSSVFLMLLQDRVLVYGDCAVNPEPNAAELADIAISSAATARQFGVEPRVAMLSFSTGTSGKGADVDKVREATELVRAKEPDLAVEGPIQYDAAIDPTVAAKKAPDSLVAGRANVFIFPDLSSGNIGYKAVQRSSGAIAIGPVLQGLNKPVNDLSRGALVEDIINTVAITAVQAQG; encoded by the coding sequence GTGGCGCGCAGTATCTACATCGCCTCACCCAACGCCGGAACCGGGAAGTCAACGGTGGCCCTCGGGCTGGTCTCCTGTCTGACCAAGGTGGTCGCCAAGGTCGGCGTCTTCCGCCCCTTCGTGGAGAGCCGTGAGGGCGATGCCTTCCTCAGCCTCCTGCTGAACCGTGCCGGCTCCACCACGCCCCCCGAGCAGTGCGTCGGCGCGACCTGGGACGAGTTCCACGCCGACCCCGAGGAGGCCCTGGCACGCATCGTCGACGCCTACCGGGCCATGGCGCGCGAGCACGATGTCGTCATCATCGACGGCTCGGACTTCACCGACGTCGCCGGCAACCCCGAGCTGGCCCTCAACGCCCGGGTGGCCGCCAACATCGGCGTCCCGGTGCTGCTGGTGGTCTCCGGGCAGAATGACGTGGAGGACGTCGTCGCCTCCGTGGAGGTCTCCATGGCCGAGATCGCCGACAACCACGCCCGCACCGTCGCGGTCGTGGCCAACAAGTGCCTGCCCGAGACCCGCCAGGCCATCGGCGAGGCACTGACCGCCATCGAGGGCATCACCTCCACCACGCTGCCCGAGGTTCCGCTGCTGGCGGCCCCGGTGGTGCGCGAGGTGCTCGACGCCGTCGAGGGCACTCTCATCGCCGGTGACGAGACGCTGCTCGACCGCGAGGCCGAGTCCGTCCTCGTGTGCGCCATGGACGTCTCCCACGTCCTGGAGCGCCTGACCGCCGGCCAGCTCGCCATCGTCCCGGCCGACCGCTCCGCCATGCTCATCTCCCTCATGGCGGCCCAGGCCTCCTCGAGCTTCCCGATCCTGTCGGGTCTCGTCCTCAACGGCGGCTTCGAGGTGGCGCCCCACGCGCTGCGCCTCCTGGAGGGGCTGGACGTCAACATCCCGGTCATCACCTCTCCGCTGGACACCTTCGCCGCCGCCTCCGCGGCCGGCTCCCTGCAGGGTCTGCTCGCCCACGGCTCCGAGCGCAAGATCGACGTCGCCGTGACCACCTTCGAGCAGGAGGCCGACGTCGAGGCCCTCCTGTCGGCCCTGGAGGTCGAGCCCTCCGAAGTCGTCACCCCCATCATGTTCCAGGCCGAGCTGGTGGAGCGCTCGCGCACCAACCGCAAGACCATCGTCCTGCCCGAGCCCGACGACGACCGGGTCCTGCGGGCCGCCGACGCCATCCTGCGCCGCGGCATCGCCGACCTGGTGCTGCTGGGTGACGAGACCACGGTGCGGGCCCGCGCCACCGAGCTGGGCCTGGACATCGCCGCCGCCCGAGTCGTCGCCACCAACGACCCCGAGCTGCTGGAGAAGTACGCCGAGGAGTTCGCTCGCCTGCGCGCCAAGAAGGGTGTCACCCTGGAGCAGGCCCGCGAGAAGGTCCAGGACGTGTCCTACTTCGGCACGATGATGGTCCACATGGGAGACGCCGACGGCATGGTCTCGGGCGCCGCCCACACCACCGCCCACACGATCGTCCCCTCCTTCCAGATCATCAAGACCAAGCCGGGGACCTCCATCGTCTCCTCGGTCTTCCTCATGCTCCTGCAGGACCGGGTGCTCGTCTACGGCGACTGCGCCGTCAACCCCGAGCCCAACGCCGCCGAGCTGGCCGACATCGCCATCTCCTCGGCCGCCACCGCCCGCCAGTTCGGCGTCGAGCCGCGCGTGGCGATGCTGTCCTTCTCCACCGGGACCTCCGGCAAGGGCGCGGACGTGGACAAGGTCCGTGAGGCCACCGAGCTGGTGCGGGCCAAGGAGCCCGACCTCGCCGTCGAGGGCCCCATCCAGTACGACGCCGCCATCGACCCGACCGTGGCTGCCAAGAAGGCCCCGGACTCGCTCGTGGCCGGACGGGCCAACGTCTTCATCTTCCCGGACCTGTCCAGCGGCAACATCGGCTACAAGGCGGTCCAGCGCTCCTCGGGCGCCATCGCCATCGGCCCAGTCCTCCAGGGCCTCAACAAGCCGGTCAACGACCTCTCGCGCGGCGCCCTGGTGGAGGACATCATCAACACCGTCGCCATCACCGCCGTCCAGGCCCAGGGCTGA
- a CDS encoding response regulator transcription factor, producing the protein MSPSAPSGSGTESSSSDLRPITVMIVDDQRATRMGLSLIINRADDLQVTAEAVHGQDALDQLAALLEERRPLPDVVLMDVRMPVLNGIDATARISQLYPSIRVLVLTTYDQDEFAFGALSAGASGFLLKDTRTADLHQALRAVSSGDAILTPRITRELLNRHMLSPVASPRQRAARQRLDNLSPREREVADLVAQGLTNAEIAQRLVLAPDSVKKNVTRILTKLDLRDRVQLVILMRDAQS; encoded by the coding sequence GTGAGTCCATCCGCCCCCTCCGGGTCAGGCACCGAGAGCTCGTCGAGCGACCTCAGGCCGATCACGGTGATGATCGTCGATGACCAGCGAGCCACCCGCATGGGCCTGTCCCTCATCATCAACCGGGCCGACGACCTGCAGGTCACGGCCGAGGCCGTCCACGGCCAGGACGCCCTCGACCAGCTCGCCGCCCTGCTTGAGGAGCGCCGGCCGCTTCCCGACGTCGTCCTCATGGACGTGCGCATGCCGGTACTCAACGGGATCGATGCCACGGCCCGCATCTCCCAGCTCTACCCCTCAATCCGGGTCCTGGTGCTGACCACCTACGACCAGGACGAGTTCGCCTTCGGGGCGCTGTCGGCCGGCGCCTCAGGGTTCCTGCTCAAAGACACCCGCACAGCCGACCTCCACCAGGCGCTGCGGGCGGTCAGCTCCGGGGACGCGATCCTCACTCCGCGCATCACCCGCGAGCTGCTCAACCGGCACATGCTCAGCCCCGTGGCCTCACCCCGTCAGCGCGCGGCACGCCAGCGCCTCGACAATCTCAGCCCCCGCGAGCGCGAGGTGGCCGACCTGGTAGCCCAGGGGCTGACGAACGCGGAGATCGCTCAGCGCCTCGTCCTGGCCCCGGACTCGGTCAAGAAGAACGTCACCCGGATCCTGACCAAGCTGGACCTGCGCGACCGGGTCCAGCTCGTCATCCTCATGCGCGACGCCCAGTCCTGA
- a CDS encoding ABC transporter ATP-binding protein yields MNGGTPVPAPAPQPAAPFVPAPTAPGAVPVPAAPGAVPAPAVPSPSEGLVVVTEGLTRTYNGVNAVDGLNLSVPAGGIYGFLGPNGAGKSTTMKLLLGLTRPTSGSMSVLGRPVSQRHPLPPGTIGSLIEGPSYYPSLTGKENLAMVASYLGLASNRVQHALATVNLVGQENKQVKHYSMGMKQRLGLAMALLSNPALMLLDEPTNGLDPAGVAEIRQLIVTLARQEGVTIIVSSHILSEIEQMADTVGIICAGRLRYQGTLAGLRDEGVIELLVSSPTAVAALLTSLGVTHEVRDGAVRTPMMPDDDVGELITRIVSSGTTVYRVQTVRKTLEQAFLELTEPVLAAQPPLASQEMNR; encoded by the coding sequence ATGAACGGGGGCACACCTGTCCCTGCACCGGCTCCGCAACCGGCCGCGCCCTTCGTTCCAGCCCCGACCGCCCCCGGCGCCGTGCCCGTCCCAGCAGCACCCGGCGCCGTGCCCGCCCCGGCCGTCCCCTCTCCCTCCGAGGGACTCGTCGTGGTCACTGAGGGACTGACCCGCACCTATAACGGTGTCAATGCCGTCGACGGCTTGAACCTGTCCGTGCCCGCCGGCGGCATCTACGGCTTCCTGGGCCCCAACGGCGCCGGCAAGTCCACCACGATGAAGCTCCTGCTAGGACTGACCCGCCCGACGTCGGGCAGCATGAGTGTCCTGGGACGCCCGGTCAGCCAGCGCCACCCCCTGCCGCCGGGAACCATCGGCTCCCTCATCGAGGGCCCCTCCTACTACCCGAGCCTGACCGGCAAGGAGAACCTGGCCATGGTGGCCTCCTACCTGGGGCTGGCCTCCAACCGAGTCCAGCACGCCCTGGCCACCGTCAACCTCGTCGGGCAGGAGAACAAGCAGGTCAAGCACTACTCCATGGGCATGAAGCAGCGCCTGGGACTGGCCATGGCGCTGCTGTCGAACCCGGCCCTCATGCTCCTGGACGAGCCGACCAACGGGCTCGACCCCGCCGGGGTGGCCGAGATCCGCCAGCTCATCGTCACCCTGGCCCGCCAGGAGGGCGTGACGATCATCGTCTCCTCCCACATCCTGTCGGAGATCGAGCAGATGGCCGACACCGTCGGCATCATCTGCGCCGGACGGCTGCGCTATCAGGGCACCCTGGCCGGGCTGCGCGACGAGGGGGTCATCGAGCTGCTCGTCTCCTCGCCCACGGCCGTCGCCGCGCTCCTGACCTCCCTCGGGGTGACCCACGAGGTGCGGGACGGCGCCGTGCGCACCCCCATGATGCCCGACGACGACGTCGGCGAGCTCATCACCCGCATCGTCTCCTCCGGGACGACCGTCTACCGGGTCCAGACCGTGCGCAAGACCCTCGAGCAGGCCTTCCTGGAGCTGACCGAGCCGGTCCTGGCCGCCCAGCCTCCCCTCGCCTCTCAGGAGATGAATCGATGA
- a CDS encoding PepSY-associated TM helix domain-containing protein, whose product MDPSVAPLPSPASRTRRAMALVRRWLLAAASLGLLVITLSGTLLPHQTEILRSLSPAASGSDAGPGQVSLPQAVEVIENAHPDEPVLSARWDTDVVEVRTEQGTYAIDPSTGHEISRASAAPVWVAVLDNLHRCLLSCRGPGHVHWMSQEIPHTGWWAGRRSLTVGGLVVATAGVVLVVLTVSGLRTWWPLQRHRRTALSSHWRTQRLSRDTDLLKAAGLVLLPLLFLWGYYASAFSIRPTQPASPVSMTAHQSPAEPTSAGRAQDIGPHRAVAAAQEAGGGQAVALFLPQPGDPSSTYTVWISQGARFAPRKSPDDVAVSIAVNVDPGTGQTTLPSTPGHRPTTRAD is encoded by the coding sequence ATGGATCCCTCGGTCGCTCCCCTCCCCTCCCCAGCCTCCCGCACCCGCCGGGCGATGGCTCTCGTGCGCCGCTGGCTGTTGGCGGCGGCCAGCCTGGGACTGCTGGTCATCACTCTCAGCGGCACGCTCCTGCCGCACCAGACCGAGATTCTGCGTTCACTGAGCCCAGCCGCCTCCGGCAGCGACGCCGGTCCCGGTCAGGTCTCGTTGCCACAGGCGGTCGAGGTGATCGAGAACGCCCATCCCGACGAGCCGGTCCTGTCGGCAAGGTGGGACACCGACGTCGTCGAGGTGCGGACCGAGCAAGGCACCTACGCGATTGATCCCTCCACCGGGCACGAGATCAGCAGGGCGTCGGCGGCACCGGTCTGGGTCGCCGTCCTGGACAACCTGCACCGCTGCCTGCTGTCCTGTCGGGGGCCCGGCCACGTGCACTGGATGTCCCAGGAGATCCCCCACACCGGCTGGTGGGCCGGCCGGCGGAGCCTGACCGTCGGGGGCCTGGTCGTGGCCACCGCTGGCGTGGTCCTCGTGGTCCTGACCGTCAGCGGGTTGCGCACATGGTGGCCGCTGCAGCGCCATCGACGCACCGCTCTGTCCTCCCACTGGCGCACTCAGCGCCTCTCCCGGGACACCGACCTGCTCAAGGCGGCCGGACTGGTCCTTCTCCCCCTGCTGTTCCTGTGGGGCTACTACGCCAGCGCGTTCAGTATCCGCCCCACCCAACCGGCCTCACCGGTCTCCATGACCGCTCACCAGTCCCCGGCGGAACCGACCAGCGCGGGCCGGGCCCAGGACATCGGGCCGCATCGCGCCGTCGCTGCAGCGCAGGAAGCGGGCGGCGGACAGGCGGTCGCCCTGTTCCTGCCTCAGCCGGGCGACCCGTCGTCGACCTACACGGTCTGGATCTCTCAAGGAGCACGGTTCGCCCCCCGGAAGTCCCCCGACGATGTCGCGGTGAGCATCGCAGTGAATGTCGACCCCGGAACCGGACAGACCACACTCCCCTCCACACCCGGCCACAGGCCGACCACACGGGCGGACTAG
- a CDS encoding sensor histidine kinase, whose amino-acid sequence MSHVPTVPEAAHVSRVPRTLLDRVAQWWRTSTLTLWAVAGAACLFQLMVLNVASYTYPHLPMRGWVIVSLLLAGSLLARRCWPLAVVTATSLASAAADLWGPRGGLNLLSMLALYALLVAAPTRDRLIGFGICAPCTLVPTALAKWPQVSALSPDFIALVLVLAVASISRSRREALEHGDAQLAAQSAEQRLVAQRDAARHQARVAAELHDSVGHALTAIIALSEGMQGAGGSPQTDEAIDMMNALAREGLADTRRAVASLQAAPGPSPDDAAETTDPLTGRVLEGPQSPSGAAGWDRLNDLLTTVRATGISAALTETGRRPLDASCSQALGEVVYVVIREALTNVMRHAEGATRVVVSLDHDQASTRITVSDDGRAAQPGHADGFPGSSQAPAAAGHGLANLAAAVGEHGGTLSAGPTADEGASGWVLRALVPFPEGASR is encoded by the coding sequence ATGAGCCACGTTCCCACAGTGCCCGAGGCGGCACACGTCTCACGGGTCCCGCGGACCCTCCTGGACCGGGTGGCTCAGTGGTGGCGCACCAGCACCCTGACCCTGTGGGCGGTGGCCGGAGCCGCGTGCCTCTTCCAGCTGATGGTGCTGAACGTGGCCTCGTACACCTACCCGCACCTGCCCATGCGGGGCTGGGTCATCGTCTCCCTGCTGCTCGCCGGATCGCTGCTGGCCCGACGCTGCTGGCCCCTCGCCGTCGTCACCGCCACGAGCCTGGCCTCGGCCGCCGCCGACCTGTGGGGGCCGCGCGGTGGACTCAACCTGCTGTCCATGCTGGCTCTCTACGCCCTGCTCGTGGCCGCCCCCACCCGTGACCGACTCATCGGCTTCGGCATCTGCGCGCCGTGCACCCTCGTCCCCACGGCTCTGGCCAAGTGGCCGCAGGTGAGCGCGTTGAGCCCTGACTTCATCGCCCTGGTGCTCGTGCTCGCGGTGGCCTCGATCTCCCGCTCCCGCCGGGAGGCCCTGGAGCACGGGGACGCCCAGTTGGCGGCGCAGTCCGCCGAGCAGCGGCTGGTCGCCCAGCGCGACGCCGCCCGCCACCAGGCCCGGGTGGCGGCCGAGCTCCACGACTCCGTGGGCCACGCCCTGACCGCGATCATCGCCCTGTCCGAGGGGATGCAGGGGGCCGGCGGCAGCCCACAGACAGACGAGGCCATTGACATGATGAACGCCCTGGCCCGCGAGGGTCTGGCGGACACCCGGCGCGCCGTCGCCTCGCTCCAGGCAGCACCAGGCCCCTCCCCCGACGACGCCGCTGAGACCACCGATCCCCTCACCGGCCGGGTCTTGGAGGGCCCGCAGTCCCCCTCGGGCGCAGCCGGCTGGGACCGGCTCAACGACCTGCTGACCACAGTGAGGGCCACCGGTATCAGTGCGGCTCTCACCGAGACCGGCAGGCGCCCTCTCGACGCATCTTGCAGTCAGGCCCTCGGGGAGGTCGTCTATGTCGTCATCCGGGAGGCCCTGACCAATGTCATGCGCCACGCAGAGGGCGCCACGCGCGTCGTTGTCTCCCTGGACCATGACCAGGCCTCCACGCGGATCACCGTGTCCGACGACGGTCGCGCCGCGCAGCCAGGCCACGCAGACGGCTTCCCGGGCTCGTCTCAGGCACCGGCAGCGGCCGGCCACGGGCTGGCGAACCTGGCCGCCGCGGTCGGTGAGCACGGCGGCACGCTGTCGGCCGGCCCCACAGCCGATGAGGGCGCATCCGGCTGGGTGCTGCGCGCCCTCGTCCCCTTCCCGGAAGGTGCATCACGGTGA
- a CDS encoding ABC transporter permease, protein MSTTAPVTRYTAGRPLRPAQHPSALPGPSGPSTTPQPTGLGRTAPPSPQSRPSVRAAWYWENRKSPNRWYWVAVTALCSLGSLSGYIQYRTYRSEFEAQGVTWEITWSQSTLLLSMVFLPLALGAFAAQIASSEHQGRNWQRMSATGLETTMVAGKLLHGLQVAVLTTAVLVLTTAVTGLASGFSLVGLVAFLPRFAVVALGMWVILTFVTWLGAVMTSFATTMSTVLLSIIAGLAMLLVARPLSVLNPAASLTRTTSAMSPGYVTSLGAAAFEGVICLVWVVLLTLALRRAVRRQS, encoded by the coding sequence ATGAGCACCACCGCACCAGTCACACGTTACACGGCAGGCCGGCCCCTCCGACCTGCTCAGCACCCGTCAGCGCTCCCCGGTCCCTCCGGCCCGTCCACGACGCCGCAGCCGACCGGTCTGGGCCGGACTGCCCCGCCCTCTCCCCAGTCCCGCCCGTCAGTACGAGCCGCCTGGTACTGGGAGAACCGCAAGTCCCCCAACCGGTGGTACTGGGTCGCCGTCACCGCCCTGTGCTCCCTGGGCTCCCTGTCCGGCTACATTCAGTACCGCACCTACCGGAGCGAGTTCGAGGCCCAGGGCGTCACCTGGGAGATCACGTGGTCCCAGTCCACGCTCCTGCTCTCAATGGTGTTCCTGCCGCTCGCGCTGGGTGCCTTCGCCGCGCAGATCGCCAGCAGTGAGCACCAGGGAAGGAACTGGCAGCGGATGAGCGCCACCGGCCTGGAGACCACCATGGTCGCGGGCAAGCTGCTGCACGGGCTCCAGGTCGCGGTCCTCACCACCGCGGTCCTGGTCCTGACCACCGCGGTGACGGGACTCGCCTCGGGCTTCAGCCTGGTGGGCCTGGTCGCCTTCCTGCCGCGCTTCGCCGTCGTCGCGTTGGGAATGTGGGTCATCCTCACCTTCGTCACCTGGCTGGGCGCAGTCATGACGTCCTTCGCCACCACGATGTCCACGGTCCTGCTGAGCATCATTGCGGGGCTGGCGATGCTTCTCGTGGCTCGACCGCTGAGCGTCCTCAACCCCGCAGCCTCACTGACCCGAACCACCTCGGCCATGAGCCCGGGCTACGTGACCTCACTGGGCGCCGCGGCATTCGAAGGAGTCATCTGCCTGGTGTGGGTGGTCCTGCTGACCCTGGCTCTGCGCCGAGCAGTCAGGCGCCAGTCATGA